A genomic window from Betta splendens chromosome 24, fBetSpl5.4, whole genome shotgun sequence includes:
- the slc25a47a gene encoding solute carrier family 25 member 47-A, with amino-acid sequence MHIVDFVSGSIAGACGVAVGYPLDTVKVRIQTQKQFTGVWQCTVATFSKEGVQGFFKGMSFPLTTIAMTSSVIFGTYRNCLQCLSHVRGGVDCGPNTKLEVFLAGLASGVTQVSVMSPGDIVKTRLQCQTHSKRGETISKAKYHGPVHCLMSIIKLEGFMGLYRGALPLMLRDGPSYAMYFLVYTTICEWLTDKSKKQPDWGVVMLAGGVAGMAGWTVGTPMDVIKARLQMDGAREAKRYKGFFHCVTETARAEGAGVFFRSLGINCVRAFPVNMVVFVTYEVLNSFLRGGPRRTDPPLLRLE; translated from the exons ATGCATATTGTTGATTTTGTGTCTGGTTCCATAGCAG GGGCTTGTGGAGTTGCTGTGGGTTATCCTCTGGATACTGTCAAG GTTCGGATTCAAACCCAGAAACAGTTCACTGGGGTATGGCAGTGTACGGTGGCAACGTTTTCAAAGGAAGGG GTCCAGGGATTCTTCAAAGGCATGTCCTTTCCCCTGACCACAATTGCTATGACTTCCTCTGTGATATTTGGCACATACAGAAACTGCCTGCAGTGTTTGAGCCATGTGCGAGGGGGAGTAGACTGTGGGCCAAACACCAAGCTGGAAGTCTTTCTCGCTGGTTTGGCCTCAGGGGTGACTCAG GTATCAGTGATGTCCCCAGGTGACATAGTGAAAACACGTCTTCAGTGTCAGACACATTCCAAGCGAGGGGAAACCATATCCAAGGCCAAGTACCACGGTCCAGTTCACTGCCTGATGAGCATTATCAAGCTGGAGGGCTTCATGGGGCTCTACAGAGGAGCTCTCCCGCTCATGCTGAGAGACGGGCCATCGTACGCCATGTACTTTTTGGTGTATACCACTATCTGTGAATGGCTGacagacaaaagcaaaaaacaaccaG ATTGGGGCGTTGTGATGCTGGCTGGAGGGGTAGCGGGGATGGCAGGCTGGACTGTGGGAACCCCAATGGATGTGATTAAAGCCCGTCTGCAGATGGATGGAGCCCGAGAGGCCAAGCGCTACAAAGGTTTCTTCCACTGCGTCACCGAGACGGCTCGTGCCGAAGGAGCCGGGGTTTTCTTCAGGAGCCTAGGCATTAACTGTGTGCGAGCCTTCCCCGTCAACATGGTCGTGTTTGTTACATACGAGGTGCTCAACAGTTTCCTCCGCGGAGGACCGCGCCGCACTGACCCACCTCTGTTACGTCTTGAATAA
- the slc25a29 gene encoding mitochondrial basic amino acids transporter — MDFLAGCMGGAAGVLVGHPFDTVKVRLQVQSIDKPLYRGTFHCFQSIIRQESVFGLYKGIGSPMMGLTFINAIVFGVQGNTMRMLGHDTPMNQFFAGAAAGAIQCVICCPMELAKTRMQMQGTGEKKKSSRKLYKNSLDCLARIYNREGLWGINRGMVTTLIRETPGFGVYFLAYDVLTRGLGCEPDDRYMIPKLLFAGGMAGIASWLSTYPVDVIKSRLQADGVGGVNQYSGIADCVRQSVQREGYMVFTRGLTSTLLRAFPVNAATFATVTLVLMYARGVEQGPQDCELVQSTSHHAQIQQQAQPSSL, encoded by the exons ATGGACTTCTTGGCCGGATGCATGGGAG GTGCTGCTGGCGTCTTGGTGGGACACCCATTTGATACAGTGAAG GTCCGCTTGCAAGTTCAGAGTATTGATAAGCCCCTATATCGAGGAACCTTTCACTGTTTCCAGTCCATCATACGTCAGGAGTCC GTATTTGGTTTGTATAAAGGCATTGGATCCCCGATGATGGGCCTTACGTTCATCAACGCTATAGTGTTCGGTGTCCAGGGGAACACCATGCGCATGCTGGGACATGACACGCCTATGAACCAGTTctttgctggagcagcagccggtGCCATCCAGTGTGTGATCTGCTGCCCCATGGAGCTGGCCAAAACCCGCATGCAGATGCAGGGGACCggggagaagaagaagtccTCCCGGAAGCTGTACAAGAACTCGCTGGACTGCTTGGCGCGCATTTACAACCGGGAGGGCCTGTGGGGCATCAACAGAGGCATGGTCACCACACTCATCCGTGAGACCCCCGGCTTCGGGGTCTATTTCCTGGCGTACGACGTGCTGACGCGCGGCCTCGGCTGCGAGCCCGACGACCGCTACATGATCCCTAAGCTGCTGTTCGCCGGCGGCATGGCGGGCATCGCCTCCTGGCTCTCCACCTACCCCGTGGACGTGATCAAATCGCGCCTCCAGGCGGACGGCGTGGGCGGAGTCAACCAGTACAGCGGCATCGCTGACTGCGTGCGGCAGAGCGTCCAGCGAGAGGGGTACATGGTGTTCACGCGAGGCCTCACCTCCACGCTGCTGCGCGCCTTCCCCGTCAATGCGGCCACCTTCGCCACCGTCACCCTGGTCCTCATGTACGCCCGGGGAGTGGAGCAAGGGCCACAGGACTGTGAGCTGGTGCAGTCCACCAGTCACCACGCGCAGATACAGCAGCAGGCCCAGCCCTCCAGCCTGTGA